One genomic window of Cupriavidus pauculus includes the following:
- a CDS encoding alpha/beta fold hydrolase, with protein sequence MSSVTTRDGVEIFYKDWGPKTAQPIVFHHGWPLSADDWDNQMLFFLQNGYRVVAHDRRGHGRSTQVSEGHDMDHYAADVAAVVEHLNLKNAVHIGHSTGGGEALHYVVRHGQPQKRVAKLVLIGAVPPLMVKTASNPGGLPIEAFDGLRKSLADNRSKFYVDLPTGPFYGFNRPGVTPIQPVIQNWWRQGMMGGAKAHYDGIKAFSETDFTEDLKAVEVPTLVMHGDDDQIVPIADSALLSVKLLRNGMLKVYEKFPHGMCTTHAGVINPDLLAFVKK encoded by the coding sequence ATGAGCTCTGTTACTACGCGCGACGGCGTTGAGATTTTCTATAAGGACTGGGGGCCCAAGACAGCTCAGCCCATCGTGTTCCACCACGGTTGGCCGCTGTCGGCCGATGACTGGGATAACCAGATGCTGTTCTTTCTGCAAAACGGCTATCGCGTGGTGGCACACGATCGGCGCGGGCATGGTCGTTCCACTCAGGTCAGCGAAGGGCATGACATGGACCATTATGCAGCGGACGTCGCCGCTGTGGTCGAGCATCTCAACCTCAAGAATGCCGTGCACATTGGTCATTCGACGGGTGGAGGGGAGGCGCTGCACTATGTGGTTCGTCACGGCCAACCGCAGAAGCGGGTGGCAAAGCTGGTGTTGATCGGGGCGGTTCCGCCGTTGATGGTCAAGACCGCGAGCAATCCTGGCGGCCTGCCCATCGAGGCGTTCGACGGACTGCGCAAGTCTTTGGCGGACAATCGCTCGAAGTTCTACGTCGATCTGCCGACGGGACCCTTCTACGGCTTCAACCGGCCGGGCGTGACACCGATACAGCCGGTGATTCAAAACTGGTGGCGACAGGGCATGATGGGCGGTGCCAAGGCTCATTATGACGGTATCAAGGCCTTCTCCGAAACCGACTTCACCGAAGATCTCAAAGCGGTGGAAGTACCGACACTGGTCATGCACGGTGACGACGATCAGATCGTACCGATTGCGGACTCGGCGCTGCTGTCGGTCAAGCTGCTGAGGAACGGCATGCTCAAGGTGTATGAGAAATTCCCGCACGGCATGTGCACCACGCATGCGGGCGTCATCAATCCGGATCTGCTGGCCTTTGTGAAGAAGTAG
- a CDS encoding PRTRC system protein B, translating into MAELQTASRSHDVALQGAILLYGSRPGEFSYGTAHRIETTPTGQPILGAGVPLNRDAVFHAVREIAEHALPKGEFLTPNVLSVSTEAVTWWCPAAKRRVFFDCKELGQRNAIVPHPALVFQASHAGFSVFALQDEERPVPGSALFEPPYFNTWDRGRICIGTAHVPKQIDVASIAGWEEGFFNSAFTHPNHGTRRVEYERGAFAFWKDMLDGQFADFPKQVLVPMKWKLADLIAGKLEN; encoded by the coding sequence ATGGCCGAACTTCAGACCGCATCGCGGTCGCATGACGTGGCTCTTCAGGGGGCCATTTTGCTTTATGGCTCACGGCCCGGCGAGTTTTCCTACGGTACCGCGCACCGCATCGAGACCACCCCTACCGGGCAGCCGATTCTTGGCGCCGGCGTTCCGCTCAACCGCGATGCTGTTTTTCACGCCGTTCGTGAAATTGCAGAGCATGCGTTACCCAAGGGCGAGTTCCTGACACCGAACGTGCTTTCAGTCAGCACCGAGGCCGTGACGTGGTGGTGTCCGGCAGCGAAGCGCCGCGTGTTCTTCGATTGCAAAGAGCTGGGGCAGCGCAACGCGATCGTGCCGCATCCCGCGTTGGTGTTTCAGGCGTCTCATGCCGGCTTCAGCGTTTTCGCGCTGCAGGACGAAGAACGTCCGGTGCCGGGCAGCGCGCTGTTCGAGCCGCCGTACTTCAACACGTGGGACCGCGGGCGGATCTGCATCGGCACCGCACACGTACCGAAGCAGATCGACGTCGCCTCAATCGCCGGCTGGGAGGAGGGCTTCTTTAACTCCGCCTTCACTCATCCGAATCACGGCACCAGGCGCGTCGAGTACGAGCGCGGTGCTTTTGCTTTCTGGAAGGACATGCTCGATGGTCAGTTCGCTGACTTTCCGAAGCAGGTTCTCGTCCCTATGAAATGGAAGCTGGCCGATCTGATCGCCGGCAAACTGGAGAATTAA
- a CDS encoding IS3 family transposase (programmed frameshift) codes for MTKTKQELVEVLTGPERRRRWSPEEKLAMVRESCEPGKTVSMVARQHGVNPNQLFQWRKLYQDGSLSAVSAGEEVVPASELGDALKQIRELQRLLGKKTMENEILREAVEVMKSPKMDCALTLIARGRPVKRVCEVLGVARSNVAEKLARPADWQDGRGARRIDDAGLVKEIRDAVAHLPSYGYRRVWGVLRRERERHGVPPVNVKRVYRVMRVHGLMLQRRPIPPRPRRRHDGKVAVDKTNQRWCSDGFEFRCDNGEPLRVTFALDCCDREALRWAATTGGHSGDVVRDVMLAAVEHRFGNAMRAPAEVEWLTDNGSGYTADKTKAFASAIGLKPLTTPVCSPQSNGMAESFVKTMKRDYVAFMPKPDAQTAARNLAIAFEHYNEQHPHSALNYRSPREFRRAMALSI; via the exons ATGACTAAAACGAAGCAGGAATTGGTAGAAGTGTTGACGGGGCCGGAGCGCCGGCGGCGGTGGTCGCCTGAGGAGAAGCTTGCGATGGTGCGCGAGAGCTGCGAGCCAGGCAAGACCGTATCGATGGTTGCGCGTCAGCATGGCGTCAATCCCAACCAGCTCTTCCAATGGCGGAAGCTGTATCAGGACGGCAGTCTGTCCGCGGTCAGCGCTGGCGAGGAAGTGGTTCCTGCCTCCGAACTGGGTGACGCGCTCAAGCAAATTCGAGAACTACAACGGCTGCTGGGCAAGAAGACGATGGAGAACGAAATTCTCCGCGAGGCCGTGGAGGTAATGAAGTCGC CGAAAATGGATTGCGCGCTCACCCTCATTGCCCGGGGACGACCTGTGAAGCGGGTCTGCGAAGTTCTCGGTGTAGCGCGCTCGAATGTGGCAGAGAAGCTGGCTCGTCCTGCTGACTGGCAGGATGGTCGCGGCGCCAGAAGGATCGATGACGCAGGGTTGGTCAAAGAGATCCGAGATGCGGTGGCACACTTGCCCAGTTACGGCTATCGGCGCGTGTGGGGTGTATTGCGCCGGGAACGCGAGCGCCATGGAGTGCCGCCCGTGAACGTGAAGCGTGTCTACCGGGTCATGCGCGTACACGGACTGATGCTGCAGCGCAGGCCGATTCCACCAAGGCCTCGACGGCGACACGACGGCAAGGTCGCTGTTGACAAGACGAATCAGCGTTGGTGTTCCGACGGCTTCGAGTTCCGCTGCGACAACGGTGAGCCACTGCGCGTGACGTTCGCCCTGGACTGCTGCGATCGCGAGGCCCTGCGCTGGGCGGCAACCACCGGTGGGCATAGTGGAGACGTAGTCCGCGACGTAATGCTGGCCGCCGTCGAGCACCGCTTCGGCAACGCTATGAGAGCTCCAGCAGAAGTCGAATGGCTGACTGATAACGGCTCGGGCTACACGGCCGACAAGACCAAGGCGTTTGCGTCAGCGATCGGCCTGAAGCCGTTGACCACGCCGGTCTGCAGTCCGCAGAGCAACGGAATGGCCGAGAGCTTCGTGAAGACCATGAAGCGCGACTACGTCGCGTTCATGCCCAAGCCCGATGCGCAGACGGCGGCTCGCAATCTGGCGATCGCCTTTGAGCATTACAACGAGCAGCACCCCCATAGCGCCCTGAATTACCGCTCCCCGCGGGAGTTCAGGCGTGCAATGGCCTTATCAATCTAA
- a CDS encoding PRTRC system protein E codes for MFTELVPLVRASDKVVITLTMQGDSMSVVVLPVIKSAADAALTTPLSLSATPVELDGEFAAAVAGVTASHRSLAEQVEATKSILDAAKTTQSSKATKALAKAATPSKPNDDDDADDDTEGATPATGEAQAGSEAAPTTTPVSSGTDLSSLL; via the coding sequence ATGTTCACTGAATTGGTACCGCTCGTACGCGCGAGCGACAAGGTGGTCATTACGCTCACGATGCAGGGCGACAGCATGTCCGTCGTTGTGCTTCCGGTCATCAAGAGCGCTGCGGATGCTGCGTTGACCACTCCTCTTTCGCTGTCGGCGACACCCGTGGAGTTGGACGGCGAGTTTGCGGCTGCGGTTGCGGGCGTCACTGCTTCGCACCGCTCGCTTGCCGAGCAGGTTGAAGCAACGAAGTCGATCCTCGACGCGGCCAAGACCACCCAGTCGTCGAAGGCAACGAAGGCGCTGGCGAAAGCGGCCACGCCGTCGAAGCCGAACGATGACGATGACGCGGACGACGATACGGAAGGTGCTACCCCGGCAACGGGTGAAGCACAGGCCGGATCGGAAGCTGCGCCGACCACCACGCCGGTGTCTTCGGGCACCGACCTCTCATCGCTGCTGTAA
- a CDS encoding PLP-dependent aminotransferase family protein: MLLNKQFDLDRKDYELSYPVTTLHDQIYERFRSQIEQGRLRPGQRVASLRAMAMELGVARGTVQVAYDRLVGEGYLVARGPAGTFVSDSTPLLRQRPSRDGADGAAGNTATMACFRAMEHDESLALGATGVPPTILQPGYPALDEFPHKVWARLIGRQARRITTLLKPALHGYAPLRDALAGHLNRARGLDVEPSQVFVVPCYASGLELAFTALKLAGEIGRESPSDVWVECPGFPTTAVMVERLNARPCHVPVDQQGINVGMAAQSFRSARVAIVTPSHQSPTGVSLALPRRVALLNWARTNRAWIFEDDYDGEYRFRGHPLPALKALDNADRVIYAGTMSKVMFPGMRIAYIVAPKALVTAFAQASQRAVYGGCPELMQAALAEFIEQGHFSRHIKRMRALYARRRTLLVQALRRHSDKGYSVTLESGGMNLLLDVPEGEDDVELAHRARKAGIEVFSLTAWRKGKAGRRALLLGYTNITSAEQAEAQVTALMRALQPAA; the protein is encoded by the coding sequence ATGCTGTTAAACAAGCAATTTGATTTGGATCGCAAGGATTACGAACTGTCTTATCCGGTCACAACGCTTCACGATCAAATCTATGAACGGTTTCGATCGCAAATCGAGCAGGGCCGTCTCCGGCCCGGTCAGCGCGTTGCCTCACTGAGGGCGATGGCCATGGAGCTCGGCGTCGCGCGTGGCACCGTTCAGGTCGCCTACGACCGGCTTGTGGGTGAGGGATATTTGGTGGCCCGAGGGCCCGCCGGCACGTTCGTGTCCGACTCTACGCCGCTCCTCCGCCAGCGGCCTAGCCGCGATGGCGCGGATGGCGCGGCCGGCAACACCGCGACCATGGCATGCTTCCGAGCGATGGAGCACGACGAGAGTCTGGCGCTCGGCGCCACCGGCGTACCGCCGACCATCCTGCAGCCGGGATACCCCGCCCTGGATGAGTTCCCGCATAAGGTTTGGGCCAGACTGATAGGGCGTCAGGCCCGACGTATCACCACGCTGCTCAAGCCAGCATTGCACGGCTATGCGCCACTGCGAGACGCCCTGGCTGGACACCTGAATCGTGCGCGCGGCCTCGATGTCGAGCCATCACAGGTGTTCGTGGTGCCTTGCTATGCGTCTGGACTCGAGCTGGCGTTCACGGCGCTGAAACTGGCCGGGGAAATAGGCCGTGAGAGCCCTTCGGACGTGTGGGTCGAGTGCCCCGGGTTCCCTACCACCGCAGTAATGGTGGAGCGCCTGAACGCTCGGCCCTGCCATGTGCCGGTCGATCAGCAAGGCATCAACGTCGGCATGGCCGCCCAGTCGTTCCGAAGTGCAAGGGTCGCGATCGTGACCCCCTCGCATCAGAGTCCCACCGGCGTGTCGCTGGCGCTGCCGCGCAGGGTGGCATTGCTCAATTGGGCAAGGACCAACAGGGCGTGGATTTTCGAAGACGATTACGATGGCGAGTATCGCTTCCGCGGACACCCGCTTCCCGCGCTCAAGGCGCTGGACAATGCGGATCGCGTGATCTACGCCGGGACCATGTCGAAAGTCATGTTTCCGGGGATGCGTATTGCCTATATCGTGGCACCCAAGGCGCTCGTCACGGCGTTCGCGCAGGCCAGCCAGCGCGCGGTATACGGCGGTTGCCCCGAACTGATGCAAGCCGCGCTTGCGGAGTTTATCGAACAGGGTCACTTCTCGCGCCACATCAAGCGCATGCGGGCGCTATACGCACGGCGGCGCACGCTGCTGGTCCAGGCGCTGCGGCGCCATTCGGACAAGGGCTACTCGGTCACGCTGGAAAGCGGCGGCATGAATCTGCTGCTGGATGTCCCGGAAGGCGAGGACGACGTAGAACTCGCCCATCGGGCTCGGAAAGCAGGCATTGAGGTATTCTCGCTCACGGCCTGGCGCAAAGGAAAGGCCGGCCGGCGCGCGCTGCTGCTTGGATACACCAATATCACCTCCGCCGAACAGGCCGAGGCGCAGGTCACCGCGTTAATGCGTGCCCTGCAGCCCGCCGCGTAG
- a CDS encoding response regulator transcription factor, whose translation MHSSLEPIETVLIVDDDVGARLALSNLLRSVDLRVLLFASAEELLAITPPEGPTCLVLDVRLKGLSGLALQSILVQGRRALPIIFISGYADVPMAVGAMKAGAVDFIEKPFRDQEMLEAVREALKIDIARYKRLRAADDLRQKYVSLTPRERDVMALVTCGLLNKQVADRLGLSVVTVKIHRRQVMRKMTAGSFAELVRMKELVEIAILPRHMPDGIPAVTYVDNASPRLELQSENEVCGVHFKMPSSGGGVNLE comes from the coding sequence ATGCACAGCTCACTCGAGCCGATAGAAACGGTCTTGATCGTCGACGATGATGTGGGCGCCCGTCTGGCTCTCTCGAACCTGCTCCGCTCGGTCGATTTGCGTGTGCTTCTGTTCGCGTCAGCAGAGGAACTGCTCGCGATAACGCCGCCCGAGGGGCCAACGTGCCTCGTGCTGGACGTTCGGCTCAAGGGGCTCAGTGGCCTGGCATTGCAGTCGATTCTTGTGCAGGGACGGCGCGCGCTGCCGATCATTTTCATCTCCGGATATGCGGATGTTCCGATGGCCGTCGGGGCAATGAAGGCGGGTGCCGTGGACTTTATCGAGAAGCCTTTTCGCGATCAAGAGATGCTGGAGGCAGTCCGTGAAGCTCTGAAGATCGACATCGCGCGTTACAAGCGCCTGCGGGCGGCGGACGACCTGCGGCAGAAGTACGTGTCATTGACGCCCCGCGAAAGGGACGTCATGGCGCTGGTCACCTGCGGACTGCTGAACAAGCAGGTGGCGGATCGCCTAGGACTGAGCGTCGTCACGGTGAAGATTCACCGTCGTCAGGTCATGCGAAAGATGACCGCCGGTTCGTTCGCGGAACTGGTGAGAATGAAGGAACTCGTGGAAATCGCCATCTTGCCGCGCCACATGCCGGACGGCATCCCGGCCGTGACATATGTCGACAATGCTTCGCCACGGCTGGAGCTGCAATCCGAAAATGAAGTGTGTGGCGTTCACTTCAAGATGCCATCGTCTGGTGGGGGCGTGAACCTCGAATAA
- a CDS encoding PRTRC system ParB family protein encodes MQTPTVVVGKIRPGRNPRKYFDPAEMGELTESVRVNGVLQSILIRPVEEDEGGREYEVVAGERRYRAALAAHGEGYPVPVIIKVMTDAEADSFALIENIQRADMAPSEEAVQAAKIVGWLQGDRDEAARQLGWSRSTLDKRLALMNCSETVLESLNTRTIQLGHAELLATLEKGTQDKLLPVIVSEKKPVAELKKTIEAAACSLEKAIFDKAQCTTCQHNSSLQTEMFGEAIATGNCTNRACYTEKTDRKLEGIAYGLKDEYQVIRIVRAGDNETRVQLLVDGPTGVGEEQAKACHGCQNFGAAVSGLPGSLGKVYGGQCFDTVCNSEKVAARLKAERDAKAAAQKPAASAPGAGKSAPAKGDGKAAVPTEKPVTSISESEKVKAYRTDLWRKALRKEVAQNAALANSYLISIALSGLARNIAGDKMGKIFEKLTEQKASSTLQGCLGAVQSLDDGKRHQLTVALTVAAIDGMEVTNLRDLCRYHKLDLKLHWNLQKSQDFLEMLTKSEMKVLADELGIRKALGDGFAKLFNKSKAEVVAGLLAVEGFDYTGKVPKVLGC; translated from the coding sequence ATGCAAACTCCCACCGTAGTTGTTGGCAAGATCCGTCCTGGCCGTAATCCGCGCAAGTACTTCGATCCTGCCGAAATGGGCGAGCTCACCGAGTCCGTCCGGGTCAATGGTGTGCTTCAGTCCATCCTGATTCGCCCTGTCGAAGAAGACGAGGGCGGCCGTGAGTACGAGGTCGTGGCAGGTGAACGCCGCTACCGCGCAGCCCTTGCGGCCCACGGCGAAGGCTATCCCGTCCCGGTCATCATCAAAGTTATGACCGATGCCGAAGCAGATAGCTTTGCGCTCATCGAGAATATCCAGCGTGCCGACATGGCCCCCTCCGAGGAGGCGGTGCAAGCGGCTAAGATCGTCGGCTGGCTGCAGGGCGACCGCGATGAGGCGGCTCGTCAGCTAGGCTGGTCGCGATCGACGCTCGACAAGCGCCTGGCGCTGATGAACTGCAGCGAAACCGTTCTGGAATCGCTCAACACCCGCACAATTCAGCTCGGCCATGCCGAACTGCTGGCAACGCTCGAGAAGGGCACGCAGGACAAGCTGCTGCCTGTCATTGTGAGCGAGAAAAAGCCTGTTGCCGAACTGAAGAAGACGATCGAGGCCGCCGCGTGCAGCCTTGAGAAGGCGATCTTCGATAAGGCGCAATGCACCACCTGCCAGCACAATTCCTCGTTGCAGACGGAGATGTTCGGCGAGGCAATCGCGACGGGCAACTGTACCAATCGCGCCTGCTACACCGAGAAGACCGATCGAAAGCTCGAAGGCATTGCCTACGGGCTGAAGGACGAGTACCAGGTCATCCGCATCGTTCGCGCGGGCGACAACGAGACTCGCGTCCAGTTGTTGGTCGATGGCCCGACCGGGGTTGGCGAGGAACAGGCGAAGGCCTGCCACGGCTGCCAGAATTTTGGCGCCGCGGTGAGCGGCCTCCCGGGATCTCTCGGCAAGGTCTATGGTGGCCAGTGCTTCGACACGGTCTGCAATTCCGAGAAGGTTGCCGCCCGACTCAAGGCGGAGCGCGACGCGAAAGCGGCAGCGCAGAAGCCTGCGGCGAGCGCACCTGGTGCAGGCAAGTCGGCTCCCGCCAAGGGGGACGGCAAAGCCGCTGTACCGACCGAGAAACCCGTGACGTCGATCAGCGAGTCGGAGAAGGTCAAGGCCTATCGGACCGATCTCTGGCGTAAGGCCCTGCGCAAGGAAGTCGCGCAGAACGCTGCGCTGGCCAACTCGTATCTGATCTCGATCGCTCTGAGCGGACTGGCGCGCAACATCGCCGGCGACAAGATGGGCAAGATCTTCGAGAAGCTGACCGAGCAGAAGGCGTCTTCGACCCTGCAAGGCTGCCTTGGCGCCGTGCAGTCGCTGGACGACGGCAAGCGTCATCAGCTGACCGTCGCGCTGACTGTGGCGGCGATTGACGGCATGGAGGTCACGAATCTTCGTGACCTTTGCCGCTATCACAAGCTTGACCTCAAGCTGCACTGGAACCTGCAGAAGTCGCAGGACTTCCTGGAGATGCTCACTAAGTCCGAAATGAAGGTGCTCGCGGACGAGCTGGGCATTCGCAAGGCGCTGGGCGATGGGTTCGCCAAGCTGTTCAACAAGTCGAAGGCCGAAGTCGTCGCCGGTCTTCTGGCGGTCGAGGGCTTCGACTACACCGGCAAGGTGCCCAAAGTGCTGGGCTGCTGA
- a CDS encoding DUF3085 domain-containing protein, translating to MAQITLSRSQVESLVAFCEAAGSERYYVARDRGAFVGYMTGFTPDKQCIFYFKGCDPSKDEDYYENTLLIFGGDDVGIDMEVADLREALAKPAVKKIRIKVTTRSVVLKLLS from the coding sequence ATGGCGCAAATCACCCTTTCCCGTTCCCAAGTCGAATCCCTGGTCGCATTCTGCGAAGCCGCCGGATCTGAGAGGTACTACGTTGCCAGAGACCGCGGCGCTTTCGTCGGCTATATGACTGGGTTCACCCCGGACAAGCAATGCATTTTCTACTTTAAAGGCTGCGATCCGTCTAAGGACGAGGACTACTACGAGAACACTCTCCTGATTTTTGGCGGCGACGATGTCGGGATAGACATGGAAGTCGCCGACCTGCGAGAAGCACTCGCTAAGCCGGCCGTCAAGAAGATCCGCATCAAGGTGACGACCCGCTCGGTAGTCCTTAAGCTGCTGTCCTGA
- a CDS encoding PRTRC system protein F — translation MLFDPRSSVPALDGGQPGWSFARQHPVARHRPAHDFLTLPALPPVVPAHGLLNYGDEADLKEFVIAQFRAGVLDTEAVVSPHSAGDAFAQGFNAWLGPRLPKTRALKFDFVLVDHASVLNELSEFGWDPREESALYLGIRLEEENVYTLTTERAEALRSLHPCLIYTLFHLIRAATGKSLYVRTPDDLLDMFARWHWDFEALTDDNAARECLAERFGEGDSDIERCLPSVVRPELAPDESLPKHAWMQKDRKLSALSRRRLRELARRGPKDWRGKLCGALADLDLALEHLGKGSLLANSQWAEPAYSAATIAYADSDYVGEVLDDHYECASGGGFATYFQCFIPLASKPAAIRKQYAVLENTLELIAALDRMLEHLL, via the coding sequence ATGCTGTTCGATCCTCGGTCGTCTGTTCCAGCGCTCGATGGAGGGCAACCCGGATGGTCGTTTGCGCGACAACATCCCGTTGCCAGACATCGACCTGCCCATGATTTTCTGACGCTGCCGGCGCTGCCGCCAGTCGTACCCGCACACGGTCTTCTGAACTACGGAGACGAGGCCGATCTGAAGGAATTCGTCATCGCGCAGTTCCGCGCGGGGGTGCTCGACACTGAGGCCGTCGTGTCCCCGCATTCTGCTGGCGACGCGTTCGCGCAGGGCTTCAATGCATGGCTCGGTCCGCGCCTGCCGAAGACCCGAGCACTGAAGTTCGACTTTGTTCTGGTTGACCATGCCAGCGTCCTAAATGAACTCTCCGAGTTCGGCTGGGACCCGCGCGAGGAGTCGGCGCTCTACCTTGGCATACGGCTCGAAGAAGAAAACGTCTACACGCTCACGACCGAACGCGCCGAGGCATTGCGCAGTCTGCATCCCTGCCTCATATACACCTTGTTCCATCTCATTCGTGCGGCGACCGGTAAATCGCTGTACGTACGTACACCGGACGACCTGCTCGATATGTTCGCGCGCTGGCATTGGGACTTCGAGGCACTCACTGACGACAACGCGGCGCGTGAGTGCCTTGCGGAGCGGTTCGGGGAGGGCGACTCGGATATCGAGCGTTGCCTGCCGTCGGTGGTTCGGCCGGAGTTGGCGCCTGACGAGTCGCTGCCAAAACATGCCTGGATGCAGAAGGACAGGAAATTGTCCGCGTTGAGCCGGCGGCGGCTCCGTGAGCTGGCACGACGCGGCCCGAAGGACTGGCGCGGGAAGCTGTGCGGCGCGCTTGCTGATCTCGACCTCGCTCTGGAGCATCTGGGAAAGGGCTCGCTGCTGGCCAACTCCCAATGGGCCGAGCCTGCCTATTCCGCGGCGACGATCGCATACGCGGATAGCGACTACGTCGGTGAAGTGCTGGATGACCACTACGAGTGCGCAAGCGGGGGTGGCTTTGCGACGTACTTCCAGTGCTTCATTCCCCTGGCTAGCAAGCCTGCTGCAATTCGCAAGCAATACGCAGTTCTTGAAAACACCCTTGAGCTGATCGCTGCACTGGATCGAATGCTCGAGCATCTCTTATGA
- a CDS encoding PRTRC system protein C, whose amino-acid sequence MALEVIKLIRQFSYNGMTFVDVGPQFTPDQVRDVYSAQYPELTTAAVDGPEVKDGIARYTFVRAAGAKGAACAKLT is encoded by the coding sequence ATGGCACTCGAAGTCATCAAGCTGATCCGTCAGTTCTCCTACAACGGCATGACGTTTGTCGACGTGGGTCCGCAGTTCACTCCGGACCAGGTGCGCGACGTTTATTCCGCCCAGTACCCCGAGTTGACCACCGCTGCGGTGGACGGCCCGGAGGTGAAGGACGGGATTGCCCGTTACACGTTCGTGCGCGCCGCCGGCGCCAAGGGCGCGGCATGCGCAAAGCTGACCTGA
- a CDS encoding PRTRC system ThiF family protein, with protein sequence MTYVHRIPEHMLRRAWRVVVVGAGGTGSALLPNLARLHHAMLELGHPGGIDCTVYDDDTVSETNVGRQGFYPVDVGQHKAPLIVNRLNNLMGTRWEAHVQRIGSADRLACDMVIGCVDSRAARKAIVDAMQRGTGGYYLDCGNNADDGQVILGQVRGKATERLPHVGDLYPQLLDPKGDKADAAPSCSMAEALQKQSLVINMAIAVQAYNLLWTLFRTGTLQFCGAFVNLATGRTSPLPVDPAAWERFGYTLNAPKKRKSRQTV encoded by the coding sequence ATGACGTATGTTCATCGCATTCCTGAGCATATGCTGAGACGGGCCTGGCGTGTCGTGGTAGTCGGTGCCGGCGGTACTGGCAGTGCGCTGTTGCCGAATCTCGCGCGCTTGCATCATGCGATGCTCGAACTCGGACACCCCGGTGGCATTGACTGTACGGTCTACGATGACGATACGGTCAGCGAGACCAACGTCGGCCGGCAGGGCTTTTATCCGGTCGACGTCGGCCAGCACAAGGCGCCGCTGATCGTGAACCGGCTCAACAACCTGATGGGTACGCGCTGGGAAGCGCATGTCCAGCGGATCGGCTCTGCTGACCGCCTTGCGTGTGACATGGTCATTGGCTGTGTCGATAGCCGCGCCGCCCGCAAGGCGATCGTGGACGCCATGCAGCGCGGCACCGGTGGCTACTACCTCGACTGCGGCAACAACGCGGACGACGGTCAGGTAATTCTCGGCCAAGTCCGCGGCAAGGCAACGGAGCGTCTGCCGCACGTTGGCGATCTGTATCCGCAGCTGCTGGACCCGAAAGGGGACAAGGCGGACGCCGCGCCGTCCTGCTCGATGGCGGAGGCATTGCAGAAGCAGTCGCTCGTTATCAACATGGCGATCGCGGTGCAGGCCTACAACCTGCTGTGGACGTTGTTCCGTACAGGCACGCTGCAGTTTTGCGGCGCCTTCGTGAACCTCGCAACGGGCAGGACAAGTCCTCTGCCCGTCGATCCTGCAGCATGGGAACGCTTTGGCTACACGCTGAACGCCCCGAAGAAGCGCAAGTCGCGCCAGACCGTTTGA
- a CDS encoding PRTRC system protein A — MHPADMALQQSFPSVMVPRFGEVAPMGGSGERLLIAANGVFLEIVRPWIRVVRLLGKFEHRTAIPYGEAVEVTELLCGCVPPDVIGEFAVMARAAYPNETGAFVVWNCRTHAFRLMPVRVLDQGMGHLKYERPTLADDEVLVVDCHSHGGHPAFFSSTDDTDDRHDVKFAFVMGSCNAVVPSLALRLCAKGIFENVEKVPFEWYAAARAEVAV, encoded by the coding sequence ATGCATCCTGCCGATATGGCATTGCAGCAATCGTTTCCCTCCGTGATGGTGCCGCGCTTCGGCGAGGTTGCTCCCATGGGTGGCTCCGGTGAGCGACTGCTCATCGCTGCCAATGGGGTGTTTCTTGAGATCGTGCGGCCATGGATTCGCGTCGTCCGTCTCCTTGGTAAGTTCGAGCATCGCACCGCCATTCCGTACGGTGAGGCGGTGGAGGTGACGGAGTTGCTCTGCGGTTGTGTCCCGCCAGACGTCATTGGTGAGTTCGCGGTGATGGCGCGCGCTGCGTATCCCAACGAGACGGGCGCTTTCGTGGTCTGGAACTGTCGCACGCATGCGTTTCGGTTGATGCCCGTGCGAGTGCTGGATCAGGGGATGGGCCATCTGAAGTACGAACGCCCCACGCTGGCGGATGACGAAGTGCTGGTGGTGGACTGCCACTCTCATGGTGGCCATCCGGCATTCTTCTCGTCTACCGATGATACGGACGACCGCCACGACGTGAAGTTCGCGTTCGTCATGGGTAGCTGCAACGCCGTGGTGCCATCGCTGGCGCTGAGGCTGTGCGCCAAGGGGATCTTCGAGAACGTCGAGAAGGTCCCGTTTGAGTGGTACGCGGCTGCACGGGCGGAGGTTGCGGTATGA